One stretch of Amycolatopsis sp. NBC_00345 DNA includes these proteins:
- a CDS encoding FadR/GntR family transcriptional regulator: MEAVLAYLRRAIERGDYAVGDKLPSEAALSREFEVSRSVIREALRGLQALGLTVSRTGKGTFVTASGPAENPIFGSYSARDLFEVRRHVEIPVAGYAALRRTPDHLDLLGHLVERMDAETDNTAWVALDSLFHISIAQASDNPVFAKVIEEIRDALARQSAFLNQLGDRRAESNVEHRRIVAAITEGSEAAAVAAMTTHLEHVEKTLTTIVRPVRAPEQNGND; the protein is encoded by the coding sequence ATGGAGGCCGTGCTGGCCTACCTGCGCCGCGCGATCGAGCGCGGGGACTACGCGGTCGGCGACAAGCTGCCGTCCGAGGCCGCGCTCAGCCGGGAGTTCGAGGTCAGCCGCTCGGTGATCCGCGAGGCGCTGCGCGGGCTGCAGGCGCTCGGGCTGACCGTCTCCCGCACCGGCAAGGGCACGTTCGTCACCGCCAGCGGGCCGGCCGAGAACCCGATCTTCGGCAGCTACTCCGCGCGCGACCTGTTCGAGGTGCGCCGCCACGTCGAGATCCCCGTCGCCGGGTACGCCGCCCTGCGACGCACCCCCGACCACCTCGACCTGCTCGGTCACCTGGTCGAGCGCATGGACGCCGAGACCGACAACACGGCCTGGGTCGCGCTCGACTCGCTGTTCCACATCAGCATCGCGCAGGCCTCGGACAACCCCGTTTTCGCCAAGGTGATCGAGGAGATCCGCGACGCGCTGGCCCGCCAGTCCGCGTTCCTGAACCAGCTCGGCGACCGGCGGGCCGAGTCCAACGTGGAGCACCGGCGGATCGTCGCGGCGATCACCGAGGGCTCCGAAGCGGCGGCCGTGGCCGCGATGACCACGCACCTCGAGCACGTCGAAAAGACACTGACCACCATCGTGCGGCCGGTCCGCGCGCCGGAGCAGAACGGGAACGACTGA
- a CDS encoding asparaginase: MTPAHVPLVHLLRDGMVEGVHHGSVVALAPDGSTLFEAGDPDAPMYPRSTAKPLQAVAMARLGLRLDAAGFAIASASHSGEARHLQAAAAVLAGHGISPDDLRNPEDYPFDPVERDAWVADGRKPSRLAHNCSGKHAAMLATCRENGWPADGYLDPGHPLQQAIRATVEELTGQPVTRVAVDGCGAPLFALSLRGLAKAASRIATTTPGTPESLVAQGIRQHPELVGGSRRDVTALMRAVPGLIAKDGFEAVQLAALPDGTAVALKIADGGDRARPPVLAAALALCGVDAELLKPFTSDVLRVTGPLAEHLRTA, from the coding sequence GTGACGCCCGCGCACGTGCCGCTCGTCCACCTGCTGCGCGACGGCATGGTCGAGGGCGTCCACCACGGCTCCGTGGTGGCCCTCGCGCCGGACGGCTCGACGCTGTTCGAGGCGGGCGACCCGGATGCCCCGATGTACCCGCGCTCCACGGCGAAGCCGCTGCAGGCCGTCGCGATGGCGCGGCTCGGGCTGAGGCTGGACGCGGCCGGCTTCGCGATCGCCTCGGCCAGCCACTCCGGTGAGGCCCGGCACCTGCAGGCCGCGGCCGCCGTACTGGCCGGGCACGGCATCTCGCCGGACGACCTGCGCAACCCCGAGGACTACCCGTTCGACCCGGTCGAGCGCGACGCCTGGGTCGCCGACGGCCGCAAGCCGAGCCGGCTGGCGCACAACTGCTCCGGCAAGCACGCCGCGATGCTGGCCACCTGCCGGGAGAACGGCTGGCCCGCCGACGGCTACCTCGACCCGGGCCACCCGCTGCAGCAGGCGATCCGCGCGACGGTCGAGGAGCTGACCGGGCAGCCGGTGACGCGCGTGGCCGTCGACGGCTGCGGAGCCCCGCTGTTCGCCCTCTCGCTGCGCGGTCTCGCGAAGGCTGCTTCGCGGATCGCGACCACCACCCCGGGAACGCCGGAATCCCTTGTCGCCCAAGGAATCCGGCAGCACCCCGAACTCGTGGGCGGTTCCCGTCGCGACGTCACGGCGCTGATGCGCGCCGTGCCGGGGCTGATCGCGAAGGACGGGTTCGAGGCGGTGCAGCTGGCCGCGCTGCCGGACGGCACGGCCGTGGCGCTGAAGATCGCCGACGGCGGCGACCGCGCCCGGCCGCCCGTGCTCGCCGCCGCGCTCGCGCTGTGCGGGGTGGACGCGGAGCTGCTGAAACCGTTCACCAGCGACGTCCTGCGGGTGACCGGCCCGCTGGCCGAGCACCTGCGCACGGCCTGA